aggaAGCCCAAATGGCCAGATGAACAGTGTTTGCTCCTGGCTCAATTTGTCCATTGAGCATAAACTGATTCGACATGTAGATTTCATGAACCATGAATATGATTCCTGCAAGATCCAATCTGTAGCGTCTAATTAGTTCACTGTCTTCCATTGTTTGGATAATATCAATCCTACCTCTTATGTCTGACATTGTTTCCTCTTCTTAGGAATACCTTTTATCTTAACTAGGATTGAATCTTTACTTTTAGGGGAAATTCCAAGAAAACATTATGATTCTAAGAATTTTCTTAGAATTTGGCTCCTTTGTGCTGAGAACCTTTAGGAATAAGGCCCCTGGACTTTAAGTACTCGATCAAGTGCAAACAACTTGTTTCAAAAGTgctgaaaaaaatgtctgttttagaTGCTCAGTCTGTTACTGTCACCTTGATTTCACCAGGTAATGAGATGTTGTCAAACCTTTGGCTTGACATTGTTATGTCAACTTTAACTCCACTGACCTGTGTCCCGTGTGTCCTCAGGCTCGTCTCAACTGTAAGCACTGCGGGAAGCCGGTGGTGGACGTTCGAGTTGGGATGCAGTATTTCTCCGAGTACAGCAACGTCCAGCAGTGCCCTCACTGCGGCAACCTGGACTATCACTTTGTTAAACCCTTCTCCTCCTACAAAGTGCTTGAGGCTTATTGACAAATGTTTTAATGCATGCTAGTTGAGCTgcttttgttattcttttttatgtctAACACAATCTAGGAATTTTTGTTTTGGGGGGCCTTAAGgtggtttttatcattttaagttctctcctttttttaatgaaaatggctctgattaaaagaaaactgttccAAAACAGTATCTCTGCTGAGAGAAGTGTTGATAAAGTGTTGAAATGACTTTTAAGTCGAGCAAACACGTTTATCTGTGACAAGTGAATGTATCCGTATGCcaaatttgcttttattttttaccaaaaACAACCTTGAataaagagaaatattcacacTGATGCTTGTTTGATGTGTTCCTCACATCTCACATACTTTTAGATAAAGATAGTGTGTGTGATGAGCCATGATAGGTTGATTCCAACACACAGAACTGCACTCTTAATCACCAAAAGGCAGGAAGGGGTAggtccaaacatttttttttgcagagtCATCaaatatggtgtttttttttacttttacaatgATCTTCATAAATTGGAAATTGTATGGAAAGACAAATATCACCCATTTAGGCAGTTAGCAAGATTATGCTAGATGATCACAAACTTGGTAGTGTTGATGTAGAACGACATACAatgcatgctgcattcacttgcacttgaGAAACTGAGGTTCACCCGTGTACAAGTTGGTCTACACTGAATGTTTGTTAGAATATGATGGTTTAATTTTGGTGTGGCACATGGGGTACCAGTCAGACTTCACCCCACAGGATAAGGGCATTTTGGTTATCTgttacttttcattttcatttattgtctGTTGTCTTgataaactgattttttttatttaaagtcttatttatttattttgaataataaaaaaaggagaagcatgaacagaaatgaaaagtagaaaaaagaaataacagagaGAAGGctatgacccttcaatccaaacaccagacaaccaaatGCTACACTTGTACtgaaacagagaatttcctacggcttttacagGAAACTAAGCttacaatcatcaggagcacctataagaGATGAGCaagctggaaaaaacaaacatgtatcacaGCAAAAATCAGAGTGCCAGAAACacacccccaaaaaacaaaagcagctctTAGTGTATgaactgaagttttaaaatattctttgttggctttaaagatttattaaccacctgtaaatcagaaaggaagagtgttcaaaaatccacatttttaaaagaaggcaaaaacaccagagtttgagtagaattgacaattctttgttaagccagtaataagaaaacaatacatatcttctcgataaggaggcctgttagcttagcttctgatcactaatacacaaagtgtctggacccttcggttcagccaaaagacccgcctaactaaattatcctcctcatttatagtgatacaaagcattgtggctatctgcgtgcatgtggtgagcattcatgtgaatgtgtattttgcaaggtggtccttccttcttccgggaatttgattcctccaggtcctcctttTGGGGTACGTCAGAGCTGAAAGAAGATGCTTCACTCTgccctgttatctgtctgcctttttttttttttgctgactttcttctacctgttcccacagttttacacaaaggctgttcttttaatgatttctgagttactgggaaattccgttctgctaggagtgaatCGATAAGCAAAGAGATGTAACAATATTTACGATTACTCCCTACTGGCCATCCAGAACATTGTCAAGGCCGCTAGCTCTTAGCTCTTTTgtcagtattgaactcagtaaccctatatgagtttgtgtcctgtttgtgaatgcattATCTGTGAGCTGTGAAGGAATAACAACCACAATATAataatgtagctctattaattaaaagcagagcctaatgcatgttactaaaatctaaggataaaatgtaaatgaataaatgaataagaatgcttaaatgagtaaatgaatcaaaatgcttataaaatatttgcaacaaaccCTACAGGACAATGCAGTGACTGTCagatgcagagcatgaggactCAAAaatgagtgtgatcatgcaaatatGACTACGCTTCTACGAAGGTTAGAGACAGACTAGAGCGGCCCATAGACCCGGGCAATCGGCAGCAATAccggagcacaaacccaagccaccccaccaccaaGACGACCTTGGAACTGCCCAGAAGGTGGCAGGGGAAAGCCTCAGCCAGAGCCCCACTCGCCGTTACTGACCATCCAGAGAGGGATGAGTGCTAGGCCCCAAGAGCCTTAAAGCCAGCCAGCTCttaccccaatgttccagctgcacagcCCGTGAACTAGGGCACCATCACCCactccctccttcctcccctCACCCACCCCCATGCACCCTCCCTCCAGCAACCCACTCACATTTACCCTCATCCAGTCATCCATCCATGTGCTTTGTTCAGCCCTTTCACATAAGTCCAAGTGCTGAACCAGGTTGTGACATTTAGGCACCAACTTCATTTtgtgaaaaagttttatttctatcACATTACTGTTGTTTTGTCTGTGCTGCTAACAGGAGGCGTTTGACTCTGATGTGCCTCAGACGGGGATTGTGTGGACTGTggctcagctttgtttttccttttttgtgacAGTTCTTTCGCTGACGGCGGTCTGAGGATGCACGTGGCTGCTTGACCATCTCTTATGACTTTTGGTTTGGCAACAAACCCCACCATTACCTCCATCTGTTCCACCATTTGCTCCAGAGCCGTGTCCTGCAGAAAAAACCCAAATGGTTTAATTCTTTTCGGGAATATTTCCTACTTTGACATCATCAAGCATGCCATTAAGTGAAAAGTCAAGTATGCACTTTTGGAAAAGGGCACAAAGAGAAAATAGGACAATTagggaggcaaaaaaaaaaaaaaaaaaatcagcttataatataatttttgatTTTATCCTCACCAGGTCAACAGCGGGTTTTGCACCTTTTGCCTGCAGAGTGATCCTAATGTGGTGGTTCTTCTTCAACCAATTCTCTACTTGTTTCAGTTTGGTGGTGAGGTCATGAGCTGCCATGCCAGCTGAAAAGGTGAGCTCCTTCACCTGCACAGGAACTGAGCAAAGAACACAGACAAAACGTGATGGTTTTCTCTGCAGAGTGATGCAGTTTGGACTAATTCAAAACTACATTTAGAAGATTTTCACTGTCACATGTGCAAGCAAGTTAACTCATGAAGAAGAGAAGCTGCATTTAACTGATTCGGGTACCTGCTTTCGCCTTGTTTTTCTCTCGCAGTTTCAGCTGCTCCTCGTGGATCTGCTTGCCACTCATCAGTCTGTAAACCGCGGGGTCTTTGTGTTCACTCAGTAGTACTAATTTGAGACTCCTCTCATCCATGACTTTGATTACATCAGCTCGATGCATGATGCCCAGATTCTCACCAGTTTCGCTGATCACCTGAATCTCTCGCTGAGGGATCTTTCGGCCAACACTGCTGACTGAGACACGAGCCCGGGgatcctgcttctttttctttggtgcAGGCGTCTGCTCTGTACCTTCAACCTCTGTGGAAAAAGGTGACCATCTCCATGAGGCAGCGATGAGGTTATGTCTTTTATAGCATATTGCTAATTGTGATGCTGGTGTCCAGTAGCCAGGCCTGGTGCTGGACACAGTTTTCACTGTGTGACTTAGAAGCCACTTCACACAACCTGCAGACATATCCTGGTTAAAAAGAGAAGATGTGATCATGTGAAACTTGCTTTATATAGAATAAAGTAATTTATAGGTTATGCATGATGCTTATCATAAAATCACTCCATGAGTTTAGAGTCTAACTTGTAGTAGTCCTTAGCTACTCTTCATATCTTTAAGTATTGCCAGAAAATGGAAACAGGTCCAACTGTTTACTGAAAAGtgaaaacataaatagaaaaagCGTATTTAAGGCAAAGGTTTTCCTGCAATTTCTTCTAAGTAGGCAGGAATAGTTGTTCAAgcttcttgaaggacatttTAAAGCTCATTCTGGATgctgcctttttgttttgttctctgtaCAGATGatttcacactgcttcaatatTGTTGAAAtccaggctctggggaggatttaTCACTCCAgtagacctgttgccactgatttccGGTCCAGTTCTCATTTAGCATACCTTAacattttctccctgtttcacttccttaagaattttttttttttttgtcagccaCCATTCCATGGAGACAATTTATGATGAAGTTTCAGTGAGAAGTAGATCTCAGGTCTTGTGTCAGGTCTTCAGTAGATTTTCTTTTAGTATTTCTAAAGAATATATCTTCTGGATGTTGTTCAGGTGCTGTAGATAGTTATTTAGGTCacttcatcttttttctttcactttttgccagttttatctacatttttttttacaaactacaCTACACACAACGCTGAGTTATGCCAAGTTTTCAGCAAGTAGCTCTTTGGAGATTACCTTACTGGTCACCTTCTGGTTTCTGCCTGTCTGTTCCTCCAGCTAATAAAAATAGATACAAGTTCTCCCTTGTGCTGCTCTCCATCCAGGCTCTAAGTGCAATTGAGATGACGAGGTAGCTGCTCTGTATTTCAATTACTCTGCAcctttatttattgattattcatttttttattatgtacctTGTTTTTAGATTATTTGGACTGAGCACTTGGCACATCTGTTTTAATTAGCTGCTCATAAcctatatatttttatgttttttttttatgtctaatgatttaaaaatgtgatataTGATTGTACATGTCTGCTGCAAACCAAATTGCTGACACAATGTcatcttctgtcatttttaaaatccaCTCAGCCAGGCATAATATGTGCATACATCTTTTTTAAtccataatatatatattttttaaatgttatactTACTTGCTGTGGACAAGATCCAAAAAGGAACATAATATAAGGTTTGACAGACAATTAAACCGatataaaaagtcattttaactaAGTTTAACAGTATTTATAGTATAAATATGagtaaggaggataaagtgcaATAATTTCATTCATTGGCTTTGGTTAATGAAAATTGTGTCTATTTTTATAGTAATGATAaatatgttttggttttctgccccccccccaccaccactactaccaccactactactaccaccactacTACCACCACTAATAATCAACCGTAAATCTACAGCTGGTAAGAGAAGAAACATGGCACATGAGCCAGAAAGTCTATTTTCTATCCTGGGTGTGCCTCTTGTCAATCCTAAACACAGGCACTGCAAACTGGCTGAAAAACACAGTGACCAATATTGTAGAAATATTCATATTAGTTGTTATGAACGATCTAAAACGCGCAGATCAGACAGTTGCGCCAATTTAACAGCTTGCGACAGCAATTAATTTGCCTCAGGTTGTGATTTCgttgtgtttttgctttaaacTCACAGTAGATGAACGTCGTTCATTTACACTCGGTGGCTGCAGGGTGACTGTTACCCCTTCTTCTTCCGCTATTCTCTTCTTCGTCTAATGGAACTACATGTGAATAAGAAGTGTAGCgcgccatctagtggacaaGCCAGAAAGCGCAGCGTTAGtcattcatttctttaataGAAGGATAACTTCACTCCAACAGCATAGCGTCTACAGAAatgtgtccaaagtcggtcctttTGGGCCgctgtgctgcaggttttggatgtttctacTGCAGCGCACTTGGATCAGATTGAGGGGTCTGCCCGCTTTGgcaaaacttgacaacaagctatTGAGTAaagccatttaattttaatcaggtgaTGGTACATGGAAATATTCTAAACCTGTAGAACCGCATAAGGAAAGTGAGGTAAGGAGAAAAGATTTCTTATCTTAATTCTCTTAGCTGAATtttgacaaaatatttttttctgaatttttgcTGTGTATGCTAAACGCAACTGGTGTGGGCTCAATTTAAAGTCATGAAGattttgtgtttgcatattATTTCAacctgtattttttaaaatcgaTTTAGGTCACCCTGTAAGAAAATCTGCCTAACAAATTCAAGATTGTTAACGTGTAGAAGAGGATCTAtgtggttgttaaaaaaaaaggttgacatttgcaaagaaaaatagaagttCTTTTGCAAATATCTGTTCATGGATGCAAAGCGAAAAACTGCATTCAACCTTTTGACTGAATATTGTTGCTACAGTTTGGGAATAGTGGTTAAATAGTTGATTTTACCAGTACGATTTCAGGCTTTCTATATCTATTTTATTGCCTCATCTTTGCTCACATAGGTATAATatcaatagttttttttgtttgtttgttttttttttttttttaagtaacttGGATCCTAACGAAAGCTCACGCTCTGAGTCATTTTATGGGAGCAtgattgatatatatatatatatatatatatatatatatatatatatatatatatatatatagttttctCATTAAGCAATTTTCTGAAATAAGctattttatatgattttaccACCAATCTGCAAGATCAGTGTGTTTAATTGTaatgtttaacaaaaacaataaggtCTGAAATGCGTgctgaaattattttataagTCAGAGTatattaaaatgtcattaaGTAAGTTTGGTGAGGTtctaaaataaatcttaaaagtgcttcattttatgtaattattaaagTGGATGAATGTAGAAATAtatcataaaaaagaaaaggtataCTGATCAAGATGAATACAGTagttcatgtttttctaaatcTGTCATCAGCCCTGATCAAGCACAAAgctctttattttcctgttttgcaTAGATAACATATCATCTCCATGACAtacccaggaaaaaaaaaaaatttgcaagacaaaatatttataacatATATATCTATGCAAAGTCTAAAAACATCATTTATCCAAAAGTTTCAGTTGCtcttgatcactgctcctaaccactgctttgacttcAACCAGACAACGGTAGGAATCAGAAAACATTTG
The sequence above is drawn from the Melanotaenia boesemani isolate fMelBoe1 chromosome 22, fMelBoe1.pri, whole genome shotgun sequence genome and encodes:
- the mtif3 gene encoding translation initiation factor IF-3, mitochondrial, with the protein product MSAGCVKWLLSHTVKTVSSTRPGYWTPASQLAICYKRHNLIAASWRWSPFSTEVEGTEQTPAPKKKKQDPRARVSVSSVGRKIPQREIQVISETGENLGIMHRADVIKVMDERSLKLVLLSEHKDPAVYRLMSGKQIHEEQLKLREKNKAKAVPVQVKELTFSAGMAAHDLTTKLKQVENWLKKNHHIRITLQAKGAKPAVDLDTALEQMVEQMEVMVGFVAKPKVIRDGQAATCILRPPSAKELSQKRKNKAEPQSTQSPSEAHQSQTPPVSSTDKTTVM